From one Deltaproteobacteria bacterium genomic stretch:
- a CDS encoding ABC transporter ATP-binding protein, producing MALLEVHNLTVDFNLGVESLRAVDDVSFTLEPGEALGIVGESGSGKTVTALSIMRLLDPAARITRGQIWFGGQDLVTRDESAMESIRGRRIGMVFQEPMTSLNPGYTVGEQVAEVYRHHLHLSHAEARRRTVAMFERVKLPGAREMFNKYPHEFSGGMRQRVTIAAALACGPSLLIADEPTTAVDVTIQAQILSLLGELQRDMNLALLFISHDLAVVSELCTRAAVLYGAKLMEVGSTDAIFTAPRHPYTAGLINSVPQRGQPLQGVPGTIFDLRAPPPGCRFHPRCVHAQPRCNRDIPELTRSPASTPAERGHVYACHYPLARGNTTDVKTGPA from the coding sequence ATGGCCTTGCTCGAGGTGCACAACCTGACCGTCGACTTCAACCTCGGCGTGGAGAGCCTGCGGGCGGTGGACGACGTTTCGTTCACCCTGGAGCCGGGCGAGGCCCTGGGCATCGTAGGGGAATCGGGATCGGGCAAGACCGTGACCGCGCTGTCCATCATGCGCCTGCTCGATCCGGCGGCCAGGATCACGCGCGGGCAGATCTGGTTCGGCGGCCAGGATCTCGTAACCCGGGACGAGTCCGCCATGGAGTCCATTCGCGGGCGCAGGATCGGCATGGTGTTCCAGGAGCCCATGACCAGCCTCAACCCGGGCTACACCGTGGGGGAGCAGGTGGCCGAGGTGTACCGCCATCACCTTCACTTGAGCCACGCGGAGGCACGGCGCCGCACCGTCGCGATGTTCGAGCGCGTCAAGCTGCCGGGGGCGCGGGAGATGTTCAACAAGTATCCGCACGAGTTCAGCGGCGGCATGCGCCAGCGCGTGACCATCGCCGCCGCGCTGGCGTGCGGACCGTCGCTCTTGATCGCCGACGAGCCCACGACGGCCGTGGACGTGACGATTCAGGCGCAAATCCTGTCGCTCCTCGGGGAGCTGCAACGGGATATGAACCTGGCGCTCCTGTTCATTTCACACGACCTGGCCGTGGTATCGGAGCTGTGCACGCGCGCCGCCGTTCTTTACGGGGCGAAATTGATGGAAGTAGGGAGCACCGACGCGATATTCACGGCCCCGAGACACCCTTACACGGCGGGGCTCATCAACTCCGTGCCCCAGCGGGGACAGCCGTTGCAGGGCGTCCCCGGCACGATCTTCGACCTGCGCGCGCCGCCCCCGGGCTGCCGCTTCCACCCGCGCTGCGTCCACGCCCAGCCGCGATGCAATCGGGACATCCCGGAGCTGACCCGTTCGCCGGCGAGCACGCCGGCGGAGCGCGGGCATGTCTACGCATGCCACTATCCGCTGGCTCGCGGGAACACGACCGACGTGAAGACGGGACCGGCATGA
- a CDS encoding ABC transporter permease, giving the protein MDAASGAEPTAAPAWHQETLTQRVSGFFLRDRRAMVGMILLVVMLFAAFVGPRLVPYEPDQPNVRNRFAAPSWSHWMGTDRSGRDLLSRVLAGASISFRVAIGAALLALLIGAPLGAVTSYIGGLVDDVTQRCMDAIIAFPARLLAIVLVVLMGPSVVSLWFAIAFSSIPRYARIIRGSVLDQKEREYVEAAHAIGEGRLAILFLYILPNVLPPLAVQVTLDFASAVSVEASLSFLGLGLVPPTISWGGLLNDAQQWLEEAPWLAIFPGAALALTVLSFVLIGDAIRDHLDPRTRRRGGMR; this is encoded by the coding sequence ATGGATGCCGCTTCCGGCGCCGAACCAACGGCGGCCCCGGCATGGCACCAGGAAACGCTGACTCAGCGCGTCAGCGGGTTCTTCCTGCGTGACCGGCGCGCCATGGTGGGCATGATCCTGCTCGTGGTCATGCTGTTCGCCGCGTTCGTGGGTCCGCGGCTCGTCCCCTACGAACCCGACCAGCCCAATGTCCGGAACCGGTTCGCGGCGCCGAGCTGGTCCCATTGGATGGGCACGGACCGCAGCGGAAGGGACCTGTTGTCGCGGGTCCTCGCCGGCGCCTCCATCAGTTTCAGGGTCGCCATCGGCGCCGCCTTGCTGGCGCTGTTGATCGGCGCGCCGCTCGGGGCGGTCACGAGCTACATCGGCGGCCTCGTGGATGACGTGACCCAGAGATGCATGGACGCTATCATCGCGTTCCCTGCCCGGCTCCTGGCCATCGTCCTGGTGGTTCTGATGGGACCATCGGTCGTGTCATTGTGGTTCGCCATCGCCTTCAGCTCGATACCACGCTACGCGCGCATCATCCGCGGCAGCGTGCTCGACCAGAAGGAGAGGGAATACGTCGAGGCCGCCCACGCCATCGGTGAAGGACGGCTGGCCATCCTGTTCCTCTACATCCTGCCCAACGTGCTTCCGCCCCTGGCGGTGCAGGTGACGCTGGACTTCGCCAGCGCCGTGTCGGTGGAGGCTTCCCTGAGCTTCCTGGGCTTGGGCCTGGTCCCGCCGACCATCAGTTGGGGCGGCCTGTTGAACGATGCGCAGCAATGGCTCGAGGAGGCCCCCTGGCTGGCGATCTTTCCCGGCGCGGCGCTGGCGCTGACCGTGCTGAGCTTCGTGCTGATCGGAGACGCGATCCGGGACCACCTGGATCCCCGCACCCGGCGCCGGGGAGGGATGCGCTGA
- a CDS encoding ABC transporter permease has product MAAPTKRMIRYTLLRALQMIPTVLLVTVAVFVLIIIIPGDPVLSMLGYYADDVTAVPHEIYDRMFRELRLDRPIPIQYLYWLGDALQGDFGKSVVFRVPVIDVVLSRVPATLYLGTASLFIAIAVAVPFGVWAAVKNDTWVDHLASGFVLFGVAVPGFWFGMIVILVFAIYLGWLPSIGYVAPQEDFLRFLRHLIMPATVLGLDVAANILRFQRTDFLDQLHQDYVRTARAKGLPGQLVIWKHVLKNSLIATVTVVGLNTARLLGGSTVIETLFSYPGLSRLLIEAIYARDFPVIQAVVLWMVVLVVVVNFFVDLIYAYLNPRIRYATA; this is encoded by the coding sequence GTGGCGGCTCCCACGAAGCGCATGATCCGCTACACGCTGCTCCGCGCTCTCCAGATGATTCCCACCGTGTTGCTGGTGACGGTGGCGGTCTTCGTCCTGATCATCATCATACCCGGTGATCCTGTCCTGAGCATGCTCGGCTACTATGCCGACGACGTCACCGCGGTGCCCCATGAGATCTACGACCGCATGTTCCGGGAGCTGCGCCTGGATCGTCCGATTCCGATTCAATACCTCTATTGGCTCGGCGATGCCTTGCAGGGAGACTTCGGCAAGTCCGTGGTCTTTCGGGTTCCGGTGATCGACGTCGTGCTGTCCAGGGTGCCCGCCACCCTGTACCTCGGGACCGCCTCCCTGTTCATCGCCATCGCCGTCGCCGTCCCCTTCGGCGTATGGGCGGCGGTGAAGAACGACACCTGGGTCGACCACCTGGCGTCCGGCTTCGTGCTGTTCGGGGTCGCCGTGCCGGGTTTCTGGTTCGGCATGATCGTGATCCTGGTGTTTGCCATCTACCTGGGGTGGCTGCCCTCCATCGGTTACGTGGCCCCCCAGGAGGACTTCCTGCGATTCCTCAGGCACCTGATCATGCCCGCGACCGTGCTGGGACTCGACGTGGCGGCCAACATCCTCAGGTTCCAGCGCACGGACTTTCTCGACCAACTGCATCAAGACTACGTGCGCACGGCCCGCGCCAAGGGATTGCCGGGCCAACTGGTGATCTGGAAGCACGTGCTGAAAAACTCACTGATAGCCACCGTGACCGTGGTCGGCCTGAATACCGCGCGGCTCTTGGGAGGCTCCACCGTCATCGAGACGCTCTTCAGCTACCCCGGCCTCTCCCGGCTGCTGATCGAAGCGATCTACGCCCGCGACTTCCCGGTCATCCAGGCGGTGGTCCTGTGGATGGTGGTGCTCGTGGTCGTCGTCAATTTCTTCGTGGACCTCATCTACGCGTACCTAAACCCGCGGATACGGTACGCGACGGCGTAG
- a CDS encoding ABC transporter substrate-binding protein translates to MNLRKRCNIVSMFVLAVWLAAVAALTLATPATGDAASKPEAWEKRQGGTLVIGSSKDMNTKHPFTRVTSVDEFIKMMMWEPITMYDLAGKLHGILAESWEPNADASEWTFKLRRGVKFHNGAEMTSADWVWCYNYILNPANGAYANTVLSDNIAKVEAVDPYTVKFKMVGPRALFPHVLSSIQNGTIVPKNSLGGKVGEIEGNPPPGTGPYQFVNWTPGTQVEFKRFDEYWDGTPYLEGLRFRIITNKAARQNALRAGDVDMADRLRPSFAERVKKGKITGIKTRAVGGAGFRQLYFNTKGKWTSDKRVREAFILSLDREATVEEGFLGVGDPLPLAVPPDSDWLRVGTANLPSYERDVKRARQLLKEAGYNGEPLSLNMTLGQEVALGEAIVRQAAEAGLNIKMAPVESTIFYERLGKGDFSLLMSSGRFRGEPGLEETINYVCEKGKVRRSRTGYCNPDMDALISSYPTASDRAERVRIYGQIVKAVFADEMMQYGIGWSNNRNFGWRDKVKDWQRGPGQEYRNALGGLHRTWIEK, encoded by the coding sequence ATGAACCTTCGCAAACGTTGCAACATCGTTTCCATGTTCGTGCTCGCGGTATGGCTCGCCGCCGTTGCCGCGTTAACCCTTGCCACCCCGGCTACGGGCGACGCCGCCTCGAAGCCGGAGGCATGGGAAAAGCGCCAGGGCGGAACCCTCGTCATCGGCAGCTCCAAGGACATGAACACCAAGCATCCCTTCACGCGGGTGACCTCGGTGGACGAGTTCATCAAGATGATGATGTGGGAACCCATCACCATGTACGACCTCGCCGGCAAACTGCACGGCATCCTGGCGGAGAGCTGGGAACCCAACGCCGACGCCAGCGAGTGGACCTTTAAGCTGAGGCGCGGCGTCAAGTTCCACAACGGAGCGGAGATGACCTCCGCCGACTGGGTCTGGTGCTACAACTACATACTGAATCCGGCCAACGGCGCCTACGCCAACACCGTGCTGTCCGACAACATCGCCAAGGTCGAGGCCGTGGACCCGTACACGGTCAAGTTCAAGATGGTGGGACCGCGGGCGCTCTTTCCCCACGTGCTCAGCTCCATCCAAAACGGCACGATCGTTCCGAAGAACTCCCTGGGCGGCAAGGTAGGGGAGATCGAGGGGAATCCTCCGCCGGGCACCGGCCCCTACCAGTTCGTGAACTGGACGCCGGGAACACAGGTGGAGTTCAAGCGGTTCGACGAATACTGGGACGGCACGCCCTACCTGGAAGGCCTCCGGTTCCGGATCATCACCAACAAGGCCGCCCGACAGAACGCATTGCGCGCCGGCGACGTGGACATGGCGGATCGCCTGAGGCCGTCGTTCGCCGAGCGGGTGAAGAAGGGCAAGATCACGGGCATCAAGACACGGGCCGTCGGCGGCGCCGGCTTTCGGCAGCTCTACTTCAACACCAAGGGGAAGTGGACCAGCGACAAGCGTGTCCGGGAAGCCTTCATCCTGTCGCTGGACCGGGAAGCCACTGTCGAGGAGGGCTTCCTCGGTGTGGGCGATCCCCTTCCGCTCGCCGTGCCTCCGGACTCGGACTGGCTCCGGGTGGGTACCGCCAACCTTCCGTCCTATGAACGGGACGTCAAGCGCGCGCGTCAGTTGCTCAAGGAGGCCGGCTACAACGGCGAGCCGTTGTCGCTCAACATGACCCTGGGGCAGGAGGTTGCCCTTGGCGAAGCCATCGTGCGCCAAGCGGCGGAGGCGGGCCTCAATATCAAGATGGCTCCGGTGGAGTCGACCATCTTCTATGAACGCCTGGGCAAGGGCGATTTCAGCCTGCTCATGTCGAGCGGCCGTTTCCGGGGCGAGCCGGGGCTGGAAGAGACCATCAATTACGTATGCGAGAAGGGGAAGGTGCGCCGTTCGCGCACGGGATACTGCAACCCGGACATGGACGCCTTGATCTCCTCGTATCCCACGGCCTCGGATCGGGCGGAGCGCGTGCGAATCTACGGCCAAATCGTCAAGGCCGTGTTCGCGGACGAGATGATGCAGTACGGGATAGGGTGGTCCAACAACCGCAACTTCGGCTGGCGGGACAAGGTCAAGGACTGGCAGCGGGGGCCGGGCCAGGAGTACCGGAACGCCCTGGGAGGCCTGCACCGGACCTGGATCGAGAAGTAG
- a CDS encoding SDR family NAD(P)-dependent oxidoreductase, whose amino-acid sequence MENSRQVAVVTGGASGIGLGIVRRLSERGMAVVAADWNAAACADAAASLDGDRDRTAVVEADVGTEAGAAEAVETAVTRFGRIDLLCNNAAIHPIATVEEMDVTAWNEAFRVNVTGALLCSRRVLPHMKKQGAGSIVNIGSVSGVAPYVGGGAYAVTKAALAMLTRVLALEAGPSGITVNCIAPGSIQHRTPGGGNTSHIPVGRGGTIDDVASLVLYLASAEARYMTGATLVLDGGATAGRKRAGAAVERLPDQGGER is encoded by the coding sequence TTGGAGAACAGCCGGCAAGTCGCGGTGGTCACGGGCGGGGCGAGCGGTATCGGGCTCGGTATCGTGCGCCGGTTGTCCGAGCGGGGCATGGCGGTGGTGGCGGCCGACTGGAACGCCGCCGCGTGCGCGGACGCGGCGGCGAGCCTGGACGGTGACCGGGACCGCACCGCGGTGGTGGAGGCGGACGTCGGGACCGAAGCGGGCGCCGCCGAAGCCGTGGAAACCGCCGTCACACGCTTCGGCCGCATTGATCTCCTGTGCAACAACGCGGCCATCCACCCCATCGCCACCGTCGAAGAGATGGACGTCACGGCCTGGAACGAGGCCTTCCGGGTGAATGTGACGGGCGCCCTCCTGTGCAGCCGGCGGGTTTTGCCGCACATGAAGAAGCAAGGGGCCGGGAGCATCGTGAACATCGGATCGGTGAGCGGGGTTGCGCCGTACGTGGGCGGGGGCGCCTACGCGGTCACCAAGGCCGCGCTGGCGATGCTGACACGGGTGCTGGCGCTCGAGGCCGGACCGTCCGGAATCACGGTGAACTGCATCGCTCCGGGTTCGATCCAGCATCGTACCCCGGGCGGCGGAAACACGTCCCATATCCCCGTGGGCCGGGGCGGTACCATCGATGACGTGGCTTCACTCGTGCTCTATCTCGCATCCGCGGAAGCCAGGTACATGACAGGGGCGACTCTGGTGCTTGACGGAGGAGCTACCGCCGGCCGCAAGCGGGCCGGAGCCGCAGTCGAAAGGCTGCCGGACCAAGGAGGTGAAAGATGA
- a CDS encoding VOC family protein produces MGISGIDHWVIIVRDMDASVAFYRKLGLEESWQSKAGGESSRPVFRINDAQLIKFYAADRYEIESPSGAPNYAPGSMDFCLTWDGTVQEILDFLKENDIPVRSGPAARSGGRGRATSVYIRDPDDNLIEIMSYETD; encoded by the coding sequence ATGGGCATCTCCGGCATCGACCATTGGGTCATCATCGTCAGGGACATGGATGCGTCGGTGGCCTTCTACCGCAAGCTGGGGCTCGAGGAGTCCTGGCAATCCAAGGCGGGAGGGGAGTCGTCGCGGCCCGTGTTCCGCATCAATGATGCGCAGCTCATCAAGTTCTACGCGGCCGACCGCTACGAGATAGAGAGTCCTTCAGGGGCGCCGAACTACGCCCCGGGCTCCATGGATTTCTGTCTCACATGGGACGGGACGGTGCAGGAGATCCTGGACTTCCTGAAGGAGAACGATATACCGGTGCGTTCGGGTCCGGCGGCGCGGTCGGGCGGACGAGGGCGCGCCACCAGCGTGTACATCCGGGATCCCGATGACAATCTCATCGAGATCATGTCCTACGAGACGGACTAA
- a CDS encoding amidohydrolase family protein, with the protein MPDWKLFSADDHVDLPYLPGDLWEKRVPAAYRDRAPRLVERATDWHWELDGRLLGTPQKKDAVITTSFGHWSTPVEHEGGRWRPTTPELRLADMDRDGVETQVLYGGLTRGFGVEDPDLNTVVTRAYNEWTADFCAAAPERLVGLGWIPTHSVEAAIEEMHNCARLGLKGVQFQAFFAEKPHWDEVWEPLWDAGEETGLPVSFHVGGGQWSTQGEKPPGRGVQTTSTTVAPIQLDEVLVSVVMSGILHRHPGLRVVLGESSIGWIPFVLHRMDWEYDVRMNKGRGGDAAVLDMRPSDYYRRQVYATFQSDPVGVKLLEEVGVDNALWASDYPHGDSVWPRSQETVDEEFAGVDEAVARKVTRDNGIKLYLGGE; encoded by the coding sequence ATGCCTGACTGGAAACTGTTCTCGGCGGATGATCACGTGGACCTCCCGTACCTGCCGGGAGATCTCTGGGAGAAACGGGTTCCGGCGGCGTATCGCGACCGCGCTCCGCGGCTGGTCGAGAGGGCCACCGACTGGCACTGGGAGCTGGACGGGCGTTTGCTGGGCACACCGCAGAAGAAGGACGCCGTGATCACCACGAGCTTCGGCCATTGGAGCACTCCGGTGGAACATGAAGGGGGCAGGTGGCGGCCCACGACCCCCGAGCTGCGCCTGGCCGACATGGACCGGGACGGGGTGGAGACACAGGTGTTGTACGGCGGGCTCACCAGGGGTTTCGGCGTCGAAGACCCCGATCTCAATACCGTGGTCACACGAGCCTATAACGAGTGGACCGCCGACTTCTGCGCGGCCGCGCCCGAGCGCCTGGTCGGCCTGGGATGGATACCGACCCACAGCGTGGAAGCCGCCATCGAAGAAATGCACAACTGCGCGAGGCTTGGGTTGAAGGGAGTGCAGTTCCAGGCGTTTTTCGCGGAAAAGCCGCACTGGGACGAGGTATGGGAGCCCTTGTGGGACGCGGGGGAGGAGACCGGGCTCCCGGTCTCCTTCCATGTCGGCGGCGGTCAGTGGAGCACCCAGGGAGAGAAGCCGCCCGGACGCGGCGTCCAAACGACCTCCACGACCGTGGCGCCGATACAGCTCGACGAGGTGCTCGTGTCGGTGGTCATGTCCGGGATCCTGCACCGCCATCCCGGGCTCAGAGTGGTGCTCGGGGAAAGTTCCATCGGATGGATTCCGTTCGTGCTTCACCGGATGGACTGGGAGTACGACGTTCGCATGAACAAGGGGAGAGGGGGTGACGCCGCGGTCCTGGACATGCGTCCGTCGGACTACTACCGGCGCCAGGTGTATGCCACCTTCCAGTCGGACCCCGTCGGCGTGAAGCTCCTGGAAGAGGTGGGTGTGGACAATGCCCTGTGGGCCTCGGACTACCCTCACGGCGACTCCGTGTGGCCGCGCTCCCAGGAAACCGTCGACGAAGAGTTCGCGGGGGTGGACGAGGCGGTGGCACGGAAGGTCACGCGGGACAACGGCATCAAGCTCTACCTTGGCGGGGAATAG
- a CDS encoding TAXI family TRAP transporter solute-binding subunit codes for MNLSRRTIVVAGAALAACAFTLTSTVSAADRIVFGGGPAGGTFQVVANSIQTYGPVKKSKDYRVRAQSSAGSVENLRKVNAGRMQFGVVYSGHVYLGHNGRMKNDTRKYRDVLAVSYLYGAPAQLVVRKGSGIRSVKDLVGKRVGVGNAGSGAFANCELFFTHMGVWDKIKRNAMGYNDAAAAFGNNQLDAFWLFTAFPSGAVIMAAQTNDIELVDLAKDAEESGFFEKYPYFAKLAVPAGTYRGVDKTAPSFQDSTLWVANSKVSADIVYDLLSKIYTDEGLAYMRNQKKTFKEMNVKDGTKGIVTPLHPGAERFWKEKGVM; via the coding sequence ATGAACCTGAGCCGTAGGACCATTGTCGTTGCAGGGGCCGCGTTGGCGGCCTGTGCGTTCACCCTTACCTCGACCGTTTCAGCCGCCGACCGCATCGTGTTCGGAGGCGGACCGGCCGGGGGCACCTTCCAGGTCGTGGCCAACTCCATTCAGACCTACGGCCCGGTGAAGAAGTCCAAGGACTACCGGGTCAGGGCCCAGTCCTCGGCCGGCTCGGTGGAGAACCTGCGCAAGGTCAACGCGGGCCGGATGCAGTTCGGCGTGGTCTACTCGGGCCACGTGTATCTTGGACACAACGGCCGAATGAAGAACGACACGCGCAAGTACAGGGACGTGCTCGCGGTCTCGTACCTGTACGGCGCACCGGCGCAACTGGTGGTGCGCAAGGGGTCGGGCATCCGCAGCGTCAAGGACCTGGTGGGCAAGCGGGTCGGCGTGGGCAACGCGGGCTCGGGCGCCTTTGCCAACTGCGAGCTGTTCTTCACCCACATGGGCGTCTGGGACAAGATCAAGCGCAACGCCATGGGCTACAACGACGCGGCCGCCGCCTTCGGCAACAACCAGCTCGATGCCTTCTGGCTGTTTACCGCGTTTCCCAGCGGCGCCGTGATCATGGCCGCGCAGACCAACGACATCGAACTGGTCGATCTCGCCAAGGACGCCGAGGAGAGCGGCTTCTTCGAGAAGTACCCCTACTTCGCCAAGCTGGCGGTGCCCGCCGGCACCTACCGCGGCGTCGACAAGACGGCCCCCTCGTTCCAGGACTCGACGCTCTGGGTCGCCAACTCCAAGGTGTCCGCGGACATCGTCTACGATCTGCTCTCCAAGATCTACACCGACGAAGGTCTGGCCTACATGCGCAACCAGAAGAAGACGTTCAAGGAAATGAACGTCAAGGACGGCACCAAGGGCATCGTCACCCCGCTGCATCCCGGAGCAGAGCGCTTCTGGAAGGAAAAAGGCGTGATGTAA
- a CDS encoding TRAP transporter fused permease subunit: MFKQLNTAERWLFDILSLVLVIFYSYSAVLVPAATQYHRGIYVIITYVLVFLLYRSRSLAGRIVDYLLMAVSVVCIGYWMWNFEAINYRVGAETVLDQWIAVAGVLIGVELARRVVGNVFVVLGAVMLLYGVYGNLMPDLVSHAGDTFPALCTSIFYKSDGVFGIMANVLATYVILFVIFGAFLEASGAQRFFVDFPLAAVGHRIGGPAKVAVIASGLFGSISGSAIANTVSTGNFTIPMMKKAGFKPHVAGAIEPAASIGGMFMPPIMGAGGFIMSELTGVPYSTIMLVAIFPALMYFFSVYVMVHYEAKQHDIRGDRAETSAGEIFRRGWYYVLPLAVITILMLMGYSPAYSAILGMLTCIAVSWVRKDTRIGAWRFLEASRAGAENSLKIGATLGVIGIIIGVLTYSGLVLTFADIVIELADGRLWLTILLIALASLILGMGVPVTAAYLITAVVAVPPLTELGVNPIAAHMIVYWLSQDSNITPPVCIAAFTGATIAQADMWKTAFSAFKFAKFLYLAPFLFGYVPAFSLNGSTSDIAVAFVLIILGTWGYSWVLSGIWLNWFARGTAKN; encoded by the coding sequence ATGTTCAAGCAACTGAACACCGCGGAGCGATGGCTGTTCGACATCCTCTCGCTCGTCCTGGTGATCTTCTACTCCTACTCCGCGGTGCTCGTTCCCGCGGCCACCCAGTACCACCGCGGCATCTACGTCATCATCACCTATGTGCTCGTGTTCCTCCTCTACCGCTCCCGGAGCTTGGCGGGGAGGATCGTCGACTACCTCCTGATGGCCGTGTCGGTGGTGTGCATCGGCTACTGGATGTGGAACTTCGAGGCCATCAATTACCGGGTCGGCGCCGAAACCGTCCTGGATCAGTGGATCGCGGTGGCGGGCGTACTGATCGGCGTCGAGCTGGCGCGCCGGGTGGTGGGCAACGTCTTCGTCGTCCTCGGCGCGGTCATGCTGCTCTACGGGGTCTACGGCAATCTCATGCCGGACCTCGTCTCCCACGCGGGAGACACCTTTCCGGCCCTCTGCACCAGCATCTTCTACAAGAGCGACGGGGTCTTCGGGATCATGGCCAACGTTCTGGCCACCTACGTGATCCTGTTCGTCATCTTCGGCGCGTTCCTTGAAGCAAGCGGAGCGCAGCGGTTTTTCGTCGACTTCCCGCTCGCGGCGGTGGGCCACCGGATCGGCGGCCCGGCCAAGGTCGCGGTCATCGCCAGCGGCCTGTTCGGCTCCATCTCCGGCAGCGCCATCGCCAATACCGTATCCACCGGCAACTTCACCATCCCCATGATGAAGAAGGCCGGCTTCAAGCCGCACGTGGCCGGCGCGATCGAGCCCGCCGCTTCCATCGGCGGCATGTTCATGCCCCCCATCATGGGCGCCGGCGGCTTCATCATGTCGGAGCTCACCGGCGTGCCCTACTCCACCATCATGCTCGTGGCCATCTTCCCGGCCCTGATGTACTTCTTCAGCGTCTACGTCATGGTCCACTACGAGGCCAAGCAGCACGACATCCGCGGCGACAGAGCGGAGACCAGCGCCGGAGAGATCTTTCGGCGCGGCTGGTACTACGTGCTGCCGCTCGCGGTCATCACCATTCTGATGCTGATGGGGTACTCGCCCGCCTACTCGGCGATACTGGGGATGCTGACCTGCATCGCCGTGAGCTGGGTGCGCAAGGACACGAGGATCGGGGCGTGGCGCTTTCTGGAGGCGTCGCGCGCGGGGGCCGAGAACAGCCTCAAGATCGGCGCCACCCTGGGCGTCATCGGCATCATTATCGGCGTACTGACGTACAGCGGCCTGGTGCTCACCTTCGCCGACATCGTGATCGAGTTGGCGGACGGCAGGCTCTGGCTGACGATCCTGCTCATCGCCCTGGCGTCCCTGATCCTCGGCATGGGAGTGCCGGTCACCGCTGCCTACCTGATCACCGCCGTGGTGGCCGTGCCGCCTCTGACGGAGCTGGGCGTCAACCCCATCGCCGCACACATGATCGTCTACTGGCTGTCCCAGGACTCCAACATCACGCCGCCGGTCTGCATCGCCGCCTTCACCGGCGCCACCATCGCCCAGGCCGACATGTGGAAGACCGCCTTCAGCGCGTTCAAGTTCGCCAAGTTCCTCTATCTGGCGCCCTTCCTCTTCGGCTATGTGCCGGCTTTCTCGCTCAACGGAAGCACTTCCGACATCGCCGTCGCGTTCGTCCTGATCATTCTTGGAACGTGGGGCTATTCCTGGGTGTTGAGCGGGATCTGGCTCAATTGGTTCGCCAGGGGGACGGCCAAGAACTGA
- a CDS encoding nitrile hydratase subunit beta, which yields MTTAVQTLRLAPMSFRYKQGDRVRVKETLTLGHHIRSPQYLRGKDGVVADIRGSFKDPELLSFGKDGLPMANLYSIEFELAHVWDDRPAPNGVNKIYADIFEQWLEPR from the coding sequence TTGACAACGGCCGTGCAAACGTTGAGACTTGCGCCCATGAGCTTTCGTTACAAGCAAGGTGATCGCGTCCGGGTGAAGGAAACGCTGACGCTGGGACATCACATCCGCTCGCCCCAGTATCTCCGGGGCAAGGACGGCGTGGTGGCGGACATCCGAGGCAGCTTCAAGGACCCCGAGCTGCTCTCCTTCGGCAAGGACGGCCTGCCCATGGCCAACCTCTACTCCATCGAGTTCGAACTCGCCCACGTGTGGGACGACCGGCCCGCACCCAACGGTGTCAACAAGATCTACGCGGACATCTTCGAGCAGTGGCTGGAGCCGCGCTGA
- the nthA gene encoding nitrile hydratase subunit alpha: MAKERQDVNVEPAPSGEPSYFERRARATADLLKEKGVLDTDEARRVKHGHDHSHDDVFEQLHSNNPIDTTEHEHTLFEKQMLALGNLLREKGIISTDEVRRKIDENEGVSPHQGSKVVARAWMDPEYKKRLFEDGIAAAEELGVDMSTANQLIAVENTDDVHHVVVCTLCSCYPRQLLGQPPDWYKSTNYRTRVVVDPRRVLKEMGLELPESTEVRVVDSTAETRYLVVPRRPEGTEGWSEEQLAGLATRNSMVGCSNALTPMQKEMMAD, translated from the coding sequence ATGGCCAAGGAAAGACAGGATGTGAACGTGGAGCCGGCCCCCAGCGGCGAGCCGAGCTATTTCGAGCGGCGCGCCCGCGCTACCGCGGACCTGTTGAAGGAGAAGGGCGTCCTGGACACCGACGAGGCGCGCCGGGTCAAGCACGGGCACGACCACAGCCACGACGACGTGTTCGAGCAGCTCCATTCCAACAACCCCATCGACACCACGGAGCACGAGCACACTCTCTTCGAGAAGCAGATGCTCGCCCTCGGCAACCTTCTGCGTGAGAAGGGCATCATCAGCACCGACGAGGTGCGACGCAAGATCGACGAGAACGAAGGCGTGTCTCCGCATCAGGGATCGAAAGTGGTGGCCCGGGCCTGGATGGACCCCGAGTACAAGAAGCGCCTGTTCGAGGACGGCATCGCCGCGGCCGAGGAATTGGGCGTCGACATGTCCACGGCCAACCAGCTTATCGCCGTGGAGAACACCGACGACGTGCATCATGTGGTCGTGTGCACGCTGTGCTCGTGCTACCCGCGGCAACTGCTGGGCCAGCCGCCCGACTGGTACAAGAGCACCAACTACCGTACCCGCGTGGTGGTGGACCCGCGCCGGGTCCTGAAAGAGATGGGGTTGGAGCTGCCGGAGTCCACGGAGGTGCGCGTCGTGGACAGCACCGCGGAGACCCGCTACCTGGTGGTGCCCCGGCGTCCGGAGGGGACCGAGGGCTGGAGCGAGGAGCAACTGGCCGGGCTGGCGACGCGCAACAGCATGGTGGGCTGTTCCAACGCTCTCACCCCGATGCAGAAAGAGATGATGGCCGACTGA